In Humulus lupulus chromosome 7, drHumLupu1.1, whole genome shotgun sequence, the following are encoded in one genomic region:
- the LOC133788869 gene encoding uncharacterized protein LOC133788869 isoform X2: MDEAVKNGNITNANDNWSESVEDLLTAGDTDAAISLLESVISNLQTSESHPQLPSALTDLARLYSSKGFSLKADQLHSQASTIQHRLLHSSSSAVSHGTLKQEPCLSPDSAPIRIESSTDDDTSPLKEASDDDWEAIAERSPDELLSSQCLPGVSKLSLETANPKTATPKRRGRGTFSYKKDELYSDNLSDKSVIDNLEDGDDSHSTERNTEITTSTYGTRHVLVLADFPPSTKTIELEKLYENFRDRGVVIRWVNDTTALAVFRTPSVALEAKNCISCAFKVYILGDDDELINSISPKDLEPPRPRPKTSARTAQRLIAQGMGLKLPSASFGSKELRKQEGDRRNRIVTRQKLKDDAWGDDD, translated from the exons ATGGACGAAGCAGTCAAGAACGGCAACATTACCAACGCAAACGACAATTGGAGCGAATCCGTGGAGGACCTGCTCACAGCCGGAGACACCGACGCCGCTATCTCTCTCTTGGAATCGGTCATCTCAAACCTCCAAACATCGGAATCCCACCCCCAACTGCCTTCCGCTCTCACCGACCTTGCTCGACTCTACTCCTCCAAGGGTTTCTCTCTCAAAGCCGATCAACTTCACTCTCAAGCTTCCACTATTCAACACCGTCTCCTCCACTCTTCCTCTTCTGC TGTTTCTCATGGGACTCTGAAGCAGGAGCCATGCTTGTCGCCTGATTCTGCTCCAATTCGCATTGAatcttcaactgatg ATGATACTTCGCCACTGAAGGAGGCTTCGGATGATG ATTGGGAAGCTATTGCCGAGCGCTCACCTGATGAATTACTTTCCTCACAATGTCTGCCTGGAGTATCAAAACTTTCTTTGGAAACTGCCAATCCTAAAACCGCTACCCCTAAGCGGCGTGGAAGGGGAACATTTTCTTATAAGAAAGATGAATTGTACAGTGATAATTTATCTGATAAGTCAGTTATAGATAATTTAGAGGATGGAGATGATTCCCATAGTACAGAAAGGAATACAGAGATTACAACAT CAACATATGGTACTCGCCATGTCCTTGTTTTGGCTGATTTCCCACCAAGCACTAAAACAATAGAACTGGAGAAGCTTTACGAGAATTTCAGAGATCGTGGAGTTGTAATTCGCTGGGTCAATGATACCACTGCACTTGCAGTTTTCCGGACACCATCAGTTG CACTTGAGGCCAAGAACTGCATAAGTTGTGCATTCAAAGTATATATACttggtgatgatgatgagctGATAAACTCAATCTCACCCAAAG ATCTTGAACCTCCTCGACCTAGGCCAAAGACATCTGCAAGAACTGCCCAGAGGCTGATTGCACAAGGTATGGGACTGAAATTACCCTCGGCGTCATTTGGTTCAAAAGAACTGAGAAAACAGGAAGGTGATAGGAGGAACCGCATTGTGACGAGGCAAAAACTTAAAGATGATGCCTGGGGGGATGATGATTGA
- the LOC133788869 gene encoding uncharacterized protein LOC133788869 isoform X1, translating to MDEAVKNGNITNANDNWSESVEDLLTAGDTDAAISLLESVISNLQTSESHPQLPSALTDLARLYSSKGFSLKADQLHSQASTIQHRLLHSSSSAVSHGTLKQEPCLSPDSAPIRIESSTDGNIEIFTNSSDDTSPLKEASDDDWEAIAERSPDELLSSQCLPGVSKLSLETANPKTATPKRRGRGTFSYKKDELYSDNLSDKSVIDNLEDGDDSHSTERNTEITTSTYGTRHVLVLADFPPSTKTIELEKLYENFRDRGVVIRWVNDTTALAVFRTPSVALEAKNCISCAFKVYILGDDDELINSISPKDLEPPRPRPKTSARTAQRLIAQGMGLKLPSASFGSKELRKQEGDRRNRIVTRQKLKDDAWGDDD from the exons ATGGACGAAGCAGTCAAGAACGGCAACATTACCAACGCAAACGACAATTGGAGCGAATCCGTGGAGGACCTGCTCACAGCCGGAGACACCGACGCCGCTATCTCTCTCTTGGAATCGGTCATCTCAAACCTCCAAACATCGGAATCCCACCCCCAACTGCCTTCCGCTCTCACCGACCTTGCTCGACTCTACTCCTCCAAGGGTTTCTCTCTCAAAGCCGATCAACTTCACTCTCAAGCTTCCACTATTCAACACCGTCTCCTCCACTCTTCCTCTTCTGC TGTTTCTCATGGGACTCTGAAGCAGGAGCCATGCTTGTCGCCTGATTCTGCTCCAATTCGCATTGAatcttcaactgatg GTAATATCGAAATATTTACAAACTCTTCAGATGATACTTCGCCACTGAAGGAGGCTTCGGATGATG ATTGGGAAGCTATTGCCGAGCGCTCACCTGATGAATTACTTTCCTCACAATGTCTGCCTGGAGTATCAAAACTTTCTTTGGAAACTGCCAATCCTAAAACCGCTACCCCTAAGCGGCGTGGAAGGGGAACATTTTCTTATAAGAAAGATGAATTGTACAGTGATAATTTATCTGATAAGTCAGTTATAGATAATTTAGAGGATGGAGATGATTCCCATAGTACAGAAAGGAATACAGAGATTACAACAT CAACATATGGTACTCGCCATGTCCTTGTTTTGGCTGATTTCCCACCAAGCACTAAAACAATAGAACTGGAGAAGCTTTACGAGAATTTCAGAGATCGTGGAGTTGTAATTCGCTGGGTCAATGATACCACTGCACTTGCAGTTTTCCGGACACCATCAGTTG CACTTGAGGCCAAGAACTGCATAAGTTGTGCATTCAAAGTATATATACttggtgatgatgatgagctGATAAACTCAATCTCACCCAAAG ATCTTGAACCTCCTCGACCTAGGCCAAAGACATCTGCAAGAACTGCCCAGAGGCTGATTGCACAAGGTATGGGACTGAAATTACCCTCGGCGTCATTTGGTTCAAAAGAACTGAGAAAACAGGAAGGTGATAGGAGGAACCGCATTGTGACGAGGCAAAAACTTAAAGATGATGCCTGGGGGGATGATGATTGA